A stretch of DNA from Thermus antranikianii DSM 12462:
ATCGCCGGGGGAAGAAGCCCCGAGCACGAGGTTTCCCTGCTTTCCGCCCAGGGGGTTTTGGAGCACATGCCTTTCCCCACCGAGCTCGCCGTGATCGCCAAGGACGGTGGGTGGCTCCTTGGGGAGGAGGCATTTGCTGCCCTTGGGGCCAAGGTGGCCCCTATCGGCCGGCACGCTTTTCCACCCCCTTTGGATTGGAGCCGGTATGACGTGGTCTTCCCCCTGCTTCATGGAAGGTGGGGAGAGGATGGGACCATCCAAGGGTTCTTGGAAATTCTGGGTAAGCCCTACGTGGGGGCGGGGGTGGCGGCCAGCGCCCTTTGCATGGATAAGGACTTAAGCAAAAGGGTTCTGGCCCAGGCGGGGATTCCCGTGGTCCCCTGGGTAGCCCTTTATCAGGGGGAGCGCCCCTTTATCCCCTTTGACCCCCCCTTCTTTGTGAAGCCCGCCAACACGGGTTCCAGCATCGGCATCCGCCGGGTGGAGCATTACGCCGAGCTGGAAGAGGCCTTGGCCGAGGCCTTCCGCCACGACCAGAAGGCGGTGGTGGAGCAGGCGCTTTCGGGGGTGCGGGAGCTGGAGGTGGGTATTCTGGGGAATATCTTTGGCGAGGCCAGCCCCGTGGGAGAGGTGCGCTACCAGGCGGCCTTCTACGACTACGAGACCAAGTACACCCCGGGCCGGGCGGAGCTTTTGATCCCTGCACCCCTGGACCCCGGTACCCAGGAGACCGTGCAGGAGCTGGCCTTGAAAGCCTACAGGCTTTTGGGCATCCGCGGCATGGCCAGGGTGGACTTCTTCCTTGCGGGGGGGGAGATCTACCTCAACGAGGTCAACACCATTCCCGGCTTCACCCCCACCAGCATGTACCCCAGGCTTTTTGCCGCCGGGGGTCTACCTTACCCCGAGCTGTTAAGGCGTCTGGTGGAGCTGGCCCTGGAGTAGGGGGTCCAACTCCTCGAGTTCCTCTGGGGCCGGCTGGCAGGGGTTTTGGCTCCTGGCCATTGCCCTCTTGGCCCTGGGGGCCTTTTCCCTCCTGACCTTGTACCCTTTTCTGAGCCCTGCCCGTGAGCCTCCTCATTGGGGTGGGGTTTGGTGGGGTGCTGGTCCTGGGGGATGTCCTTCTGGCCGAGGTGATCGACCGGGACGCCGAGGAGACGGGAAGGAGGCGGGAAGGGGTCTACTTTCCTTACGGAAACCAAGGGTAGAATGCCGGGGGCAGGAAGCTCCTAGGGAGGATGGGGCATGCGGCTGGAGTTCTCGGATCCTCTTCGGGAAAGCCGCCTCAAGGTGCCGGTCCTGGCGGAGGCCTTGGGGCCTGTTCCCGGGGGTTACCTCCTGAGGGGCCGGGAGGTGCGGATCTTTGCTCCCTTCGCCTCGAAGCGCTTCTTCCGCCACGGCTGGCAGAGCTGGAGCCTCACCACCTGGGTGGACCTAAACTTTCCCCCGAAGCCCCTTTTCCCCGAGGCCCGCAGGCCCCAGGCGGACGATCCCTTCCTCCTCGAGGCTTCTGAGTGGTGGGGAAGCGGCCTAGGGGCCCTCGAGGGGCCAGATGGGAAGGTGCTTCTCCTGGGTGCCCTGGGCGTGGGGGCGCGGGTCTTGGGGCGAGAGGACCTCCTCCTGGGCCGCTACGCCGAGGGGGAGGGGGAGTGGTTTCTGGGCTACAGGGAGCGAATGGAGGTGTTCGCCGCCTATGGCAGGCTCCTTCCCAGGCGGCTTTCTAAAGGGCCTCCCAGGCTGTGGTGCTCCTGGTATAGCTTCTACAACCGGATCCATGAGGCCTTACTCCTCGAGGTGCTGGAGGAAGTGGCCGGGCTTCCCTTTGAGGTCTTCCAGATCGACGACGGCTGGCAGCGGGCCCTTGGGGACTGGGAACCCAACGAGCGCTTCCCCCGGGGGATGGCCTTTTTGGCGGAGAGGATCTGGGAAAAGGGCTTCAGGGCGGGGTTATGGCTAGCTCCCTTTTTGGTGACGCCGGATAGCCCCCTAGTGCGGGCCCACCCCGAGTGGATCCTGCGGGACGGGGAGGGAAGGCCCATCCCCGCGGGCTTCAACTGGGGGAAGATCCTATACGCCCTGGATTCGGGCAACGAGGAGGTTTTGGACCATGTGGCGGGCTTGGTGCGCAAGGTGCGGGCCTGGGGGTACGACTACCTGAAGCTGGATTTCCTCTACGCTGCTGCGTTACCCGGGGCCGAGGGGGAGGTGCGGTACCGTAAGGCCATGGAGCGGATCCGCGAGGAGGCAGGGGAGGCCTACCTTCTCTTCTGCGGCGCTCCCATCCTGGCCTCCTTGGGGCTTGCCGATGGCCTCAGGGTGGGTCCGGACGTGGCCCCCTACTGGGACAACGAGGACCGCTCCTTCTGGCTACAGGACCCCACGGGCCCGGGGCTAAGGAACGCCCTCCGCACCACCCTGCACCGGCTTTGGCTGCGGGAAAACGTCCAGGTGGACCCGGATGTGGCCTTCTTCCGGAGCCGTTTCTCGCTGCTATCCCCTGAGGAGATGTACCTGCAGGAGGCCATGGGGGAGATCACGGGCTTCAAGGCCACCTCCGACCCGCCCTCCTGGCTTTCCCCGGAGGAAAGGGAAAGGCTTTGGGCCTTCCTGAGCCGGGATAAGGAGGTAAAGCCCCTTGGCCCCTACCGTTTCCGGGTGGGAGAGGAGGTTTTGGACTATGCCTTTCTTTTATAAGCACGTGCATCGCAAGAAGGACGGGCGGGAGCTGATCCTTTACGGGCTTCATCCCCTCGAGGTGGAGGTCTTGCCCGTGGCCGAGGAGCCCTCCGTACCGGAGGGGGCGGGGTCCATCTCCCCAAGCCCTCACCTCCGCTACCACCCCTTGCGGGGGGAGTGGGTGGTCTACGCCGCCCACCGCCAGGAGCGCACCTTCTTGCCTCCCAAGGAGCACTGCCCCCTTTGCCCAAGCCAGGAGGGGGGCTTTCCCACGGAGATTCCCTTTGACCGTTTTCGAGTGGCGGTCTTTGAAAACCGGTTCCCCTCCCTGGTGCCAAGGCCCACCCCTCCCCCGGAAGGGCTTCCCGTTCCCGCGGAGAGGGCTTTGGGCCGATGCGAGGTGGTGGTGTACACCCAGGCCCACGTGGGAAGCCTGGCTACCCTCACGGAGGAGGAAAGGCTCCTCCTGGCCTGGGTTTGGCGGGACCGGTACCGGGCCTTGTATGCCCTCGAGGGGATCCGGTTCGTCATGCCCTTCGAGAACCGGGGGGAGGCGGTGGGGGTGACCCTCCACCATCCCCACGGGCAGATCTACGCCTACCCCTTTGTGCCCCCCATCCTGGAGCGGGAAAGCCAGGCCTTTAGGGAAAGGCCCGTGCTCTTGGAGCTTTTTCCCCACCTGGAGCCCTACCGGGTGGACCAGGAGGAGGGGTTTTTGGCCTTCGTGCCCCCCTTCGCCCGCTACCCCTTTGAGGTCTGGGTGGCCCCTCTGGAGCGTCACCCTGGGCTTTGGACCTTTTCCGAGGGAGAGATGGCCGCCTTCGCCCGGCTTTTGGGCCGGGTGGTGGCCCGCTACGACGCCCTTTTCGGGGAGCCCTTCCCCTACGTGATGGTTTTCCACGCCGCCCCCTTGGGGGAGGAACGCACCTTTCATTTCCATGTGGAGTTCTACCCCCCCAAAAGGGCCAAGGACAAGCTCAAGTTCCTGGCGGGCACGGAGCTTGGGGCGGGCACCTTCGTGGTGGACGCCCTGCCCGAGGATTCCGCTAGGAGGTTGCGGGAGGCTCTATAGAAGTACCTTTTGGCCCTGGACCAGGGCACCACCAGCAGCCGGGCCATCCTCTTCAGCCTGGAGGGCAGGCCCGTGGCCATGGCCCAGAGGGAGTTCCGCCAGCTCTACCCGAGGCCGGGCTGGGTGGAGCACGATCCCCTGGAGATCTGGGAAAGCCAGCTTGGGGTGGCCCAGGAGGCCTTGCGCCAGGCCGGGGTGGAGGCCAGGGAGGTGGTGGCCCTGGCCTCACCCGGGGGACCAGCAGGGCCCACCTGGCCCGGGCGGCCCTGGAGGGGGTGGCCTTCCAGGTGCTGGACGTGGTGCGGGCCATGGAGGGGGAGGCGGGGCTTTCCCTGAAGGAGCTCCGGGTGGATGGGGGCATGGCCCAGAACGCCCTTTTTCTGGAGATCCAGGCGGACCTCCTGGGGGTGCCGGTCCTCAGGCCCAGGGTCACGGAGACCACCGCCCTAGGGGCGGCCTGGATGGCCGGGGTGGGGGCGGGGGTCCTGGGGCTGGAGGCGGTGCGGGAAGCCTGGACCCTGGAGGCCCGCTTTCTCCCCCGCCTATCCCCCTCCCGGCGGGAGGCCCTTTATCAGGGCTGGCGGCGGGCGGTGGAGCGGGCTTTGGGCTGGGCGAGGGAGGAGGGATGACCCCAAGCCGGGAGGAGCTTTGGGAACGCCTTAAGGAGCCCCTGGACCTCCTGATCCTGGGGGGTGGGGCCACGGGGGCGGGGGTGTTGTGGGAGGCCACCCTAAGGGGCCTGAGGGCGGCCTTGGTGGAGGCGGGGGACTTCGGGGCGGGGACCAGCAGCCGCTCCACCAAGCTCCTCCACGGGGGGGTGCGCTACCTGGAGCTGGCGGTGCGGCACCGGGACCCCAGGCAGCTTCGCCTGGTGCGGGACGCCCTCCGGGAGAGGAGGGTG
This window harbors:
- the ddl gene encoding D-alanine--D-alanine ligase, encoding MAAPKVLLIAGGRSPEHEVSLLSAQGVLEHMPFPTELAVIAKDGGWLLGEEAFAALGAKVAPIGRHAFPPPLDWSRYDVVFPLLHGRWGEDGTIQGFLEILGKPYVGAGVAASALCMDKDLSKRVLAQAGIPVVPWVALYQGERPFIPFDPPFFVKPANTGSSIGIRRVEHYAELEEALAEAFRHDQKAVVEQALSGVRELEVGILGNIFGEASPVGEVRYQAAFYDYETKYTPGRAELLIPAPLDPGTQETVQELALKAYRLLGIRGMARVDFFLAGGEIYLNEVNTIPGFTPTSMYPRLFAAGGLPYPELLRRLVELALE
- a CDS encoding glycoside hydrolase family 36 protein, with product MRLEFSDPLRESRLKVPVLAEALGPVPGGYLLRGREVRIFAPFASKRFFRHGWQSWSLTTWVDLNFPPKPLFPEARRPQADDPFLLEASEWWGSGLGALEGPDGKVLLLGALGVGARVLGREDLLLGRYAEGEGEWFLGYRERMEVFAAYGRLLPRRLSKGPPRLWCSWYSFYNRIHEALLLEVLEEVAGLPFEVFQIDDGWQRALGDWEPNERFPRGMAFLAERIWEKGFRAGLWLAPFLVTPDSPLVRAHPEWILRDGEGRPIPAGFNWGKILYALDSGNEEVLDHVAGLVRKVRAWGYDYLKLDFLYAAALPGAEGEVRYRKAMERIREEAGEAYLLFCGAPILASLGLADGLRVGPDVAPYWDNEDRSFWLQDPTGPGLRNALRTTLHRLWLRENVQVDPDVAFFRSRFSLLSPEEMYLQEAMGEITGFKATSDPPSWLSPEERERLWAFLSRDKEVKPLGPYRFRVGEEVLDYAFLL
- the galT gene encoding galactose-1-phosphate uridylyltransferase codes for the protein MPFFYKHVHRKKDGRELILYGLHPLEVEVLPVAEEPSVPEGAGSISPSPHLRYHPLRGEWVVYAAHRQERTFLPPKEHCPLCPSQEGGFPTEIPFDRFRVAVFENRFPSLVPRPTPPPEGLPVPAERALGRCEVVVYTQAHVGSLATLTEEERLLLAWVWRDRYRALYALEGIRFVMPFENRGEAVGVTLHHPHGQIYAYPFVPPILERESQAFRERPVLLELFPHLEPYRVDQEEGFLAFVPPFARYPFEVWVAPLERHPGLWTFSEGEMAAFARLLGRVVARYDALFGEPFPYVMVFHAAPLGEERTFHFHVEFYPPKRAKDKLKFLAGTELGAGTFVVDALPEDSARRLREAL
- a CDS encoding FGGY family carbohydrate kinase, whose amino-acid sequence is MALDQGTTSSRAILFSLEGRPVAMAQREFRQLYPRPGWVEHDPLEIWESQLGVAQEALRQAGVEAREVVALASPGGPAGPTWPGRPWRGWPSRCWTWCGPWRGRRGFP
- a CDS encoding FGGY-family carbohydrate kinase; its protein translation is MARAALEGVAFQVLDVVRAMEGEAGLSLKELRVDGGMAQNALFLEIQADLLGVPVLRPRVTETTALGAAWMAGVGAGVLGLEAVREAWTLEARFLPRLSPSRREALYQGWRRAVERALGWAREEG